The DNA window TGAACTAAACCCACTCGGAGAGTTCCGGATGGGTTGTGATGCCTATGGCATGACGATCAGAACGAACTTCGGTGAAATTGAGACGTTTAGGGATGTCCCGGTTATGATCGGGCAAACCGACCACTCAAAGTTTGTTGAGCAGTCGTCGTGCAAAGGGTATCTCTTGATCGAAGGTGCGTTTGCCACCTACATCGTGGATATCAAAGATCAAACTATTAGCGTCTACAGAGCTACGGTGCGTGGCCTAAACAATGAGTGGTGTGACGAGAACCCGATCTACGGAACAGATACTCGTCACGTAAAGGGCTTTACCCGTCACTACCATCTCCAGTTTCCCTTCGTAGCAAAGGAGCGTTTCCATAAGGTTTTCGGAGACTACGAAGCTCTGCGTAGGCGCCAAATTCAGGAAGCGACCGATGCCCTGTAACAAGGCAATCAAATTCGTTCCGGCCTTCGGCCTCCACCGGACGCCCTTGTCAGGGCGCCGTTTATTGCGGACGTTGAGGCTGTAGAAAAAGTCCCAAAACTGCCAGTCGGGCTCTGTTAGCATCGAGTTATCTGAGGCCCCGACAAGGACCCGTCTCCCATGCCCCGCTTCAAGCACTACAACTACGACCAGGACGCCATGGTCGTGATCAACTACCAGGACCAGCTTCAGCCCGGCACCTTTGAACACGCCGTGCATTACTTGATCGAGCACAAGCTGGACCTGTCGGTTTTCCACCCCAAGTATCGCAATGACGACACGGGACGACTGGCTTATGACCCGGCGATACTGCTGAAGATCATCCTGTTCGCCTACTCCAAAGGCATCACTTCCAGCCGTGAAATGCAGTGGTGCTGTGAGACCAACATCATCTTCAAAGCGCTTTCCTGCGATACGGTGCCTCACTTCACCACGCTGGCGAAGTTCGTCAGTAGTCACTCCGGCGAGATCGAAGAACTGTTCGAACAGGTGCTGTTGGTGTGCCATGAGCAAGGCTTGCTGGGCAACGAGCTCTTTGCCATCGACGGCTGCAAAATGTCTTCCAACGCCGCCAAGGAATGGTCTGGCACGTTCAAGGAGCTAGGCGAGAAGCGGGAGAAGTTGCGACGGCTGATCCGCCATCATCTGATCGAACACAATAGACGTGACGAGGCAGAGACCGAAGCCGAACTGGACCGGGCCATTCGCCGGGCGAAGACGCTCCTCTCGCTGGATGAATCCCTGAAAAAAGTAGATCGCTTCCTAAAGACGAACCGCCCAAGGATGGGCCGGGGGAAGCGGAGCAAGGAAGTGAAGAGCAACCTCACCGATAATGAAAGCGCCAAGATGACGACCAGCAAAGGCACCATCCAGGGCTATAACGGCGTCGCCACGGTGGACAAGAAACATCAGATCATCATCGATGCTCAAGCCTTTGGCGAAGGCCAGGAACACCACACACTGCAGCCCGTTCTAGAGAAGGTCGAAGCGCGCTATAAGAAGCTGGGCATCGCCAGGAATATTTACCAACAAGGCGCTGTCGTCACCGCCGACACCGGCTTTGCCAATGAAGCGAACATGCAGTATCTGCATCAACGGCAGATCAACGGTTATGTGCCAGACAACCGGTTCCGCAGCCGAGACCCGAAGTTCGCACAGCAGAAAGACAAGTACGGGAAGCGCCACCAAAGTCCCGTCCCATCAGACTGGAAAAGTGTAATCCCGGCCAGTGAGTTCCAGTTCGACCCGGTGACCATGACCTGCATCTGCCCAGCGGGAGAAGCCTTGCGCTATGAGGGCACCAGGACCGACCAGAACGGCCAGGCTCGTGCTCACTTCCACGGGCGTTTACTCCAGTGCCGGCATTGCCCAAAGAAACAGCAGTGCATGCAGAATCCGGAGTCTGCAGATCACCGCAAAGGCAAGGGCCGGCAGGTCTCCTATACGATGGAGTTGAAACGCGGGCCTACGTACACCGATTGGATGAAACTCCGCGTCGATAGCCAGCAAGGCAAGGGGATCTATAGCCACCGCATGTCAGTGGTAGAACCTGTGTTCGGCAACATCGGTACGAACAAGGGACTGAACCGCTTCAGTTTGCGAGGCAAGCAGAAGGTGCAAGGCCAATGGCAACTATACTGCCTGGTACACAACATCGAGAAGTTGGCGAACTACGGACAGTTGGCGGCGTAAAGAGGGCGGAAAGAGGTCCCTGGAAGGGGCTCGCCGGGCACTGGTGAGGCCCGGACGCGAAAGATAATCGGCTGAGTCCGAGATTAGGCGGAAAAGCCAACGCGAAGGCCTGACTCCAACTAAATAGGACACCCAACCCAAAAAAACTCAACAACACAACTAAACAGGACACCCAATCCTAGACAACTAAATAGGACACCCAACCCAAAAAAACTCAACAATATTGCTCTCTGCCAATTCGCGAACTAAACAGCGGGAAACTAAACAGGACACCCAACCCTGTAAAACTTAAAAATAGTGCTCTCTGCCAATTCGCAGCGCGTTAGCCTGGCTCAGATCGGCTATTTGGCGCCGTCTTAGCACTAGGGCAGGGTACAGATGGCGGAATCAGTATATTTGAGCGGGATTTGGCGGGATGGTAGTGACAGGAAAGGCCGGGCAGTGCCGGTTTTTTACTTGAAGGAGCTGAGCGTCTAGCCGAAGAGCGCTTTACACCGCGAGACGCCACTATTGCGTCGGTAACCCAGTTGCCGGCAGGCGGCCTTTACGGCATAGGCGGTGCCCACCAGCCCCTTGAAGCGGCTTTCAAAGTGCAGGCTCATCGAGAGCCAGTGTTTCGGTTCGATTGCCAGCCGTTCCAGGATCGGCGGCAGGTCCTGAGCAACCGCACCGCGCTTATCGTCCCGAACTTGTCTTCCCGTCCAGTCGACAAGTTCCAGATAGTCGTCCAACCGGAACGGCAGGCCTTTGGGCATCTCTTCCCGTGGGTTCCCTGCGAAGGGCAGCAATTGAACCGGTTGGCTTCCCGTCGCTGTGTTGCGCTGTAGAATGCGCTGGCGAATGGAGGTGAATTCGCTGGCCTCTGGGGTGTCTGCCATGCCGGCCCTTACCGGATTCAAGTCAACATAGGCCAAGCAGGCCGCCAGCGCCTTCTCGTCCAGCAGTGCCTGGCATTTGAAGCGACCTTCCCAGAATCTGCCGGTGCAGTTGTCCTCCTGGTTGGCCTGGCGGGCGATGACTTCGTTCAGGCAGCGCATGTACCAGCTGATGTCCTGCAGTCGGCCGCGCCAAACCTCCACCTGTTGATGCAGCGCGCTGAGCTCTGCCCGTCCCATCGCGTCGCCCCGACAGTAGCGCTGGCTCAAAAACGAGCCAGTGAAAAGCCCGTGCCAGTGGTCGATCACCTGGTCCAGCGACCAACTCTCGGCCAGTGCCTGGTCCACATGTAAAACTACGTGTACATGATTGCTCATCACCGCATAGGCACAGACGTCGATAGCAAAGCTGTCGGTAAGTTTGAGGATGCGCGCTTCAATCCAGCCACGGCGATGTGAAAAGTCCCGACCGCTCAAGGGATCGCGGCCACAGAGGAAGGCTCGGCGGACACAACGGGAAACGCAGTGATAGTAGGGCGTGGCACTGAGGGCCACCTGGGTTTTGCGGGGTTTGGGCACGACGCAGCTCCATCTGCAACTAGCTGTATATAAAAACAGTATTCGAGCCAGACGTCAAGAGCTACAGTTTGGTTGGAGTTAGGTGTCCGGGTTGGTTCGCGGGTTGGTTCGGGTTGGTTCGGGTTGGTTGGCACTGCTCATCACGGCCCTCCACCGGATGCCCTTTTCGCTGCGCTACAAGGGCACCGCTGAACAAAAGCGTTATGTTTCTTTCAGAGCAGGCTCGAGCCCAAGGAGCTCAACAAAAGGAACAAAGTCGCGATCCAAAAACAGTAAAGGTAGCTCCATCTCTATGCAGAAGGTTGCGATGATCACATCAGCAGTTTTTCTGATCGTGATGCCCCTTTTTCGAAGCGCTCGGTAGTTGTCGGCGCATTTGGCTGCCATGTCTTTGCCAAACATCTCATACTGCTCAAGCGCCAGCAGGCTTTGTTTGGTCTGGCGATATTGTTTGTCGTTGCGGATGCCTTGCAGAATTTCCAAAAATATGAGGTCGCCTATAGCGACAGACCCTTGGGCTATCGAGGCATCCAACAGATCAGTATGTGGGTTAGTGGCTCCGTTGAAATAGTCGATCCAGACGCTGGTATCCACCAGTATCATCGGGCGCTCCGCATTTCATCCAGGTCGCCTTCCCACTTGATTTTGCCCCGCAACTTTCGAATCTCTTGCTGCTTGCTCAGTTGGACCAGAAGTTTCAGGCCTTGCTCAACGGCTTCTTTTTTGGTTTCGTAGCCGGAGGCTTTGAGGGCTTCGGCCATCAACTGATCGTCAATGACAATGTTCGTTCTCATGGTGCACCTATGTGTATGGTTTCCAGTTTCTATACACAATCTAGCACTTCAGGGAAAACATAACAATCGGCTGCACAGCGACCGATTTTCCGCCGCTACGCGGCTCCAAACCGGCGCGTGAGCCGGGCGTTAGGCCCAAAGGAAGTATCTATGACCGTTTCAAAAGCTTTTGCCTTATTCATACAAGAAGCCCCGACTCATGCGGAGGCGTGGATGCAAGTCGCTAAATCACTTGATGCCGCCAGCGCACTCGACAAAAAGACCGAAGAGTTAGCATACATCGCTATTCTCGCAGCTACAGGCAATAACTCAGGCATTCCATTTCATGTGCTTTCAGCAAAGTCACATGGTGCAACGAGACAGGAAGTAATGAGTGCTGTTCTTGTTGGCTTGCCTGCAGTTGGTGCAGTTGTCATTGGTGCAATCCCTGCTGCGGTGGAGGCTTATGATGGGCAAAACGAATAAGTCCTGGCACGAGCAAAATCGTATGCCGAAGAATGCAACGCTTCAGCAGCGTATTGCATGGCACTTGGCTCATACTGAGGCTTGTGGTTGCCGTCCAGTTCCGCCATCCATACTCAAACTTCTTCCTAAGGATGATGAGCAGAGTATTGGAGCCTAACAAGTCACCGCACGGGATCATGGACTTCTCCGCCGCTCCGCGGCTACAAACTGGCCCGTGAGTTCCGGCGTTACGTGAGAAAACATGGATAGATTTGAACAATATTCTCGCTTAGGCGGAGATGACAGATTCAGGTGGATCACTGAAAGAAATCTCGATACCTTTGAAACACTTGATCCAAAGTTCAAGAAAATGAGAGCGGAGATGCATTCATTTCTCTCTGAGTGTGAAAATCCAGAAGATCCTCCTACTGAGTACCACTTTAAGCACCTAGAGCTTGACTCTATCGAGGAAGAGAGGGATCAGTCATGTATTGTTGCTGTGGTTTTTACAGCTATGTATTTTGAAGCATTCATATATGATTATGCCGCTTCTTGCCTTGGAGATAAGTACTCAAAAGATCATCTAGACAAACTAGATTTTGTTTCTAAATGGCTAGTTATACCAAAGCTGATCACAGGAAAGGAAATATCTAAATCTGGGCAAGCTTATGAAGCACTAAAGCGGCTCAATAAAGATCGAAATTCGTTAGTCCACCTTAAGTCTAGAGAAATGAGTTTCAATGCTGAAGAAATGGCCAGCTATTTAGAGCGCAGAGAAACTGATATTCAAGAATCGGTAAAGAACTGCAGAAAGGCATTAAAATATGTGCTCAAGGAGCTTTTAGAAATTGATCCTGATCACCCTAAAGTAATGTTAGCCAGTGAATCACGTAACAAGTCAAAGCACGCGGACGCAGCAAACTGCGCCGGTGTTTGAAGCTTTAAAACTGAAAAGCCAAGTCGTGGCACCTGGTGCCCATCCGTGTCAAACTTAAGTGATACGTGAATGAGAGGTTTTGCCCATGAATCTCCAGAAAATTGAAGACGAGGCGCTGCACCTTCCCAAAGAGGAGCGAGCTCAATTGATCCAGCGACTGGTATTGAGTCTGGAGTCTCCTTCAGAAGAAGAGCTTAGATCCGATTGGTTGCTTGAGGCCCGGCGCAGGGGCGAAGAGATCGACAATGGTACAGTGCAGGCTGTGTCTGGCGAGGAGGTCATGAGAAAGGCTAGAGCACTGATTAAATGAACTATTCTTTTCACCCGGCAGCGGAAGCCGAGTTCCTGGAATCAGTTGGTTATTACGAATCAAAAGTTCCGGGATTGGGTGGTGCCTTCATAGAGGAATTTGAGGCCCTGGCCAATTTAGTTGGCGAGTCACCGAAAGCTTGGCAGGTCGAGTTGCCACCAGACATTCGTAGAGCCCCCCTTCACAGATTTCCCCTGTCTATCGTTTACCGAGAGAGGACTGATGGTTTCCAGATTCTGGCTGTTGCCCATGACCGGCGGCGTCCGCAGTACTGGCTGGGCAGGCTTTAACAATCGGCTGCACAGCGACCGATTTTCCGCCGCTCCAAACCGGCGTGTGAGCAAGGCGTCAAATGCCGCTGATAGCCAACCAAGTCCAAAGCTCCGACAATCTGATCTCTGAAACGTGAGAGGGAGCCAATAGGGCTCTTGAGATGTTTTTCAGGCACGGCGGAAATTTGCGGAGTCAAAAGCAATAGCGCCTGATCGGCAAAGCTGATTTCCGGCGTGAGCCCTTGCATGGCTTCGCCACCGAAGGCAGAACGTTTGCCCAACGGAATAACAATACGCGTTGCCAAATCGCTCAGAAGGCTGCTTTGAATATCGACAAGGTAAGGGTAGTGAGCCTTGCTGACTTTGCTGGGGTTGGGGTACACATCGAACTGTGCCATCAGAACTCTCTGAATTCGTCGCCGAAGCATCCATGTTGCTCGACGAAATCGTTGTAACTTTTTATCGCAGCGCGATTATCTTCGACCCATTGTGCGGCTTCGCGTTTCGAAAGCTCTTCTTTCAGCGCTCGTTCCAGGGTGGCAGACGAATTAATGTTCAGTTCCCGGGTTTTACGTAGCAGATCGCTATTGATTGAGAGGTTCGTTGCTTTTTTGGGGGTGGCTGAATTATAGAGTTCGGCCATGAGGCCCTCCAGGAAGATGCGGAATTCACAGCTTGATCTTATGCGCATGAACATGAGCATGTAACCCTTTAACCCTTTAACCCTTTAACCCTTTAACCCTTTAACCAGTGGCTGTTGTCGGACGCGCCTGCTCAAAGTCGGATTTCCCTACAGCCTCGTTAGGCTTGTTACCGCGGAAGTAGTATGAATCTCGAAGACGCCATTCTCACTGTATTCATTCTAATGGCAGCTTTGCTCTATTCGTCGGTGGGGCACGGTGGTGCATCGGGTTATCTTGCGGCCATGGCGCTCCTTGGAATTGCTCCTGATGTCATGCGACCTACAGCATTGGCTTTGAATATACTGGTATCCGCAGTAGCGACAGTGAAATATCTTCGAGTCGGTGCGTTCTCCTGGCATTTGTTCTGGCCTTTTGCCCTTGCATCTATGCCCTTTGCCTATCTCGGCGGCGCACTTACCTTGCCTGGGCATGTCTATAAGCCGTTGGTGGGCGTGGTTCTTATTTATGCAGCATGGCGGTCGTTTTATTCAGCGCACCGAATATCCGACCTGGTGGGTCATCGTCCCCATCTTTCGATATTATTGGTAGCCGGTGCCTGTCTCGGCTTCCTTTCCGGTTTAACGGGTGTTGGAGGTGGAATATTTTTAAGTCCCCTGCTGCTGCTTTTCCGGTGGGCTAGCGTCAAAGTAATATCCGGAATAGCCGCTGCTTTCATACTAGTGAATTCTATTGCAGGCTTTTTAGGGGTCATAACCTCTTCCCCGGCGTTGCCTACGGCGCTGCCATACTGGGCAGTAGCGGCGGTGCTCGGGGGTTTTGTTGGCGCTGAATTCGGAAGTAAGCGGTTGGGTAATCCAACAATCCAGAAACTGTTGGCGGTAGTGCTCGTTGTCGCGGGTGCAAAAATGATAGCGACAGCCTGATCACTGTTAGATCAGTACTGATACCGGAGCTGGGCGATAAGCAACGCGTCATCCGTGACTTTGTAAACTATTCGCTGTTCGTCGTTGATCCGGCGAGCCCAGTAC is part of the Hydrocarboniclastica marina genome and encodes:
- a CDS encoding type II toxin-antitoxin system CcdA family antitoxin; amino-acid sequence: MAELYNSATPKKATNLSINSDLLRKTRELNINSSATLERALKEELSKREAAQWVEDNRAAIKSYNDFVEQHGCFGDEFREF
- a CDS encoding type II toxin-antitoxin system RelE/ParE family toxin: MNYSFHPAAEAEFLESVGYYESKVPGLGGAFIEEFEALANLVGESPKAWQVELPPDIRRAPLHRFPLSIVYRERTDGFQILAVAHDRRRPQYWLGRL
- a CDS encoding carboxymuconolactone decarboxylase family protein, whose product is MTVSKAFALFIQEAPTHAEAWMQVAKSLDAASALDKKTEELAYIAILAATGNNSGIPFHVLSAKSHGATRQEVMSAVLVGLPAVGAVVIGAIPAAVEAYDGQNE
- a CDS encoding transposase, coding for MPKPRKTQVALSATPYYHCVSRCVRRAFLCGRDPLSGRDFSHRRGWIEARILKLTDSFAIDVCAYAVMSNHVHVVLHVDQALAESWSLDQVIDHWHGLFTGSFLSQRYCRGDAMGRAELSALHQQVEVWRGRLQDISWYMRCLNEVIARQANQEDNCTGRFWEGRFKCQALLDEKALAACLAYVDLNPVRAGMADTPEASEFTSIRQRILQRNTATGSQPVQLLPFAGNPREEMPKGLPFRLDDYLELVDWTGRQVRDDKRGAVAQDLPPILERLAIEPKHWLSMSLHFESRFKGLVGTAYAVKAACRQLGYRRNSGVSRCKALFG
- a CDS encoding CcdB family protein, whose protein sequence is MAQFDVYPNPSKVSKAHYPYLVDIQSSLLSDLATRIVIPLGKRSAFGGEAMQGLTPEISFADQALLLLTPQISAVPEKHLKSPIGSLSRFRDQIVGALDLVGYQRHLTPCSHAGLERRKIGRCAADC
- a CDS encoding sulfite exporter TauE/SafE family protein; this translates as MNLEDAILTVFILMAALLYSSVGHGGASGYLAAMALLGIAPDVMRPTALALNILVSAVATVKYLRVGAFSWHLFWPFALASMPFAYLGGALTLPGHVYKPLVGVVLIYAAWRSFYSAHRISDLVGHRPHLSILLVAGACLGFLSGLTGVGGGIFLSPLLLLFRWASVKVISGIAAAFILVNSIAGFLGVITSSPALPTALPYWAVAAVLGGFVGAEFGSKRLGNPTIQKLLAVVLVVAGAKMIATA
- the vapC gene encoding type II toxin-antitoxin system VapC family toxin, translating into MILVDTSVWIDYFNGATNPHTDLLDASIAQGSVAIGDLIFLEILQGIRNDKQYRQTKQSLLALEQYEMFGKDMAAKCADNYRALRKRGITIRKTADVIIATFCIEMELPLLFLDRDFVPFVELLGLEPALKET
- a CDS encoding transposase; the encoded protein is MPRFKHYNYDQDAMVVINYQDQLQPGTFEHAVHYLIEHKLDLSVFHPKYRNDDTGRLAYDPAILLKIILFAYSKGITSSREMQWCCETNIIFKALSCDTVPHFTTLAKFVSSHSGEIEELFEQVLLVCHEQGLLGNELFAIDGCKMSSNAAKEWSGTFKELGEKREKLRRLIRHHLIEHNRRDEAETEAELDRAIRRAKTLLSLDESLKKVDRFLKTNRPRMGRGKRSKEVKSNLTDNESAKMTTSKGTIQGYNGVATVDKKHQIIIDAQAFGEGQEHHTLQPVLEKVEARYKKLGIARNIYQQGAVVTADTGFANEANMQYLHQRQINGYVPDNRFRSRDPKFAQQKDKYGKRHQSPVPSDWKSVIPASEFQFDPVTMTCICPAGEALRYEGTRTDQNGQARAHFHGRLLQCRHCPKKQQCMQNPESADHRKGKGRQVSYTMELKRGPTYTDWMKLRVDSQQGKGIYSHRMSVVEPVFGNIGTNKGLNRFSLRGKQKVQGQWQLYCLVHNIEKLANYGQLAA
- a CDS encoding type II toxin-antitoxin system VapB family antitoxin translates to MRTNIVIDDQLMAEALKASGYETKKEAVEQGLKLLVQLSKQQEIRKLRGKIKWEGDLDEMRSAR
- a CDS encoding addiction module protein yields the protein MNLQKIEDEALHLPKEERAQLIQRLVLSLESPSEEELRSDWLLEARRRGEEIDNGTVQAVSGEEVMRKARALIK